A region of Falco peregrinus isolate bFalPer1 chromosome 13, bFalPer1.pri, whole genome shotgun sequence DNA encodes the following proteins:
- the LOC114011970 gene encoding LOW QUALITY PROTEIN: BCL-6 corepressor-like protein 1 (The sequence of the model RefSeq protein was modified relative to this genomic sequence to represent the inferred CDS: deleted 1 base in 1 codon): MPRQSGPVSPSKSRLVTSSCHDLYSTSLQWGAQLEQHRPDSHVWPQRGEVRRAPLSDEESKTSSSQHLGSQEFCVSSSLSEVELTAVSSGGSSAQGLDADGKVEEKLGPKLEEQPPDPNPNPERVGKTVKDDALGPLVSQGDGRGQEPPVPRAAEQESGGADAAWTLAEPRSDKQADAPPACSVAPESEPAGKEKTTPSTGAQGPGTLAEGTLSVVVSSCNTSASTPATFTLNRVCFPTSQAPAMQKLPLTFQAGAVLSPSQSLVYIPPPSCGQPLSVATLPATLGVSSTLTLPVLPSYIHERCLPGIIASPELRSYPYPFSVTRPLASDAKVVSVEVNQFSCPSPSGGSSAQAAAEGAPSCTAGPSLSSSQAALAASCGSAAPSSGTGAHARAPAAPEPQVPGAATSLSPLKSPPQLEREMVSSPECSEMPLDLSSKSNRQKLPPPSQRKTPPMPILTPVHTSGKALLTTVLSRSQRAAQTTGSSVTSCLGTTPPLVIFPEFLRNGEQGSWVKNTTLISTIPGTYVGVANPVPASLLLSKDPGMSFSRDPRHLPKQEPISIIDQGEPRSAGVPCGKKSNQVSTEGQQDPARRLHGRVAPGAPLCQSKDMSTWNPGQGSVYPRCPVNGKPSNPQLLPLGWSPYHQTPLLSIGISTAGQLPPNQNSSCKPAGAGELPTFPSVQPTESSTAAQSLPEGLPRLPPEEREAVAKSKSCRALPKLYEEPANPVPLVAGPSLQTSAVDVKGGKGKLDIPQKSQECDRPEADSSKEGNVQTEAPQGSCSRKQLDAKPKTQVLAAYLSHDLPAAGQQSLRMISEVPTESQRKELGCEGSQEPPAVEPLQCVRQVDLCRVKKERVECDMSFTSGTCLRAGTAPQAFGEVKLKGAGQIKQEGSVHCKSKRQHGGDARQAHKRLKCQTQDGEEPPGKSGSRSAQGRKWRKHHDDLHDLGKREGRSGLGSGQDHSSLRVKRKRRRPAKTEFPSPAHHGDSHEEGYLEKKPKNNFRDFIPVVLSSRTRSQSGSIAGSSAGVTGECDVSGQEILPLLEEDQEEEEEEGEEETSLKRRRLRKSHRTSHCHSRRARDRSLSERSSCYTRRNRELPWRVESPRQLWEPNEEEEDDSHIKRKKRRRQKSRKYQTGEYLTEREEERVGYPHRRRKSKADFRYRKQKESAKGKGTELRLRSRLSPAPRKSQGRPDFRNGFFLEPSNSSPVQEELEKPSGKRKCKTKHLAGICDEGKGKGCWNQPKMRSLKKPQDLWTLCKSCRVSGSSPELPMAQNIPPGARRLIVNKNAGETLLQRAARLGYKDVVLYCLQKKSSDVNHRDNAGYTALHEACARGWIDILHILLEHGANVNCSAQDGTRPVHDAVANDNLETMWLLLSYGADPTLATYSGQTAVKLATSEVMKRFLCDYLLDLQGRTDGDPRTAWDFYSSSVLEGKDSIGCDLLLNPPGSSDQEEEEQEADNFMFEFSDKPLLPSYNLQVSVSRGPCNWFLFSDVLKQLKLSSRIFQARFPHFEIATLPKAEFQRQVSLSQVLAQEEVQESPEPVQGAAETVELVHYEPELLQLLGSAVEYQAWSS, translated from the exons gcAGAGTGGCCCCGTGAGCCCCAGCAAGTCCCGGTTGGTGACGAGCAGCTGTCATGATCTCTACAGCACCTCTTTACAGTGGGGTGCACAACTGGAGCAGCACAGACCGGATTCGCATGTGTGGCCTCAACGAGGAGAGGTGAG GAGAGCCCCCCTTTCTGATGAGGAGTCTAAAAcgagcagctcccagcacttgGGGTCTCAAGAGTTTTGCGTCAGCAGCAGCCTTTCCGAG GTGGAGCTCACAGCAGTcagcagtggtggcagcagtgcccagggGCTGGATGCTGATGGCAAGGTGGAGGAAAAGCTGGGGCCCAAACTGGAAGAGCAGCCACCTGatcccaacccaaaccctgagCGTGTGGGAAAGACTGTGAAAGATGATGCCCTGGGCCCTCTGGTGAGCCAGGGGGATGGCAGAGGGCAGGAGCCTCCagtccccagagctgctgagcaggagaGCGGTGGTGCTGATGCTGCCTGGACACTTGCAGAGCCTCGCAGTGACAAGCAGGCTGatgctcctccagcctgctccGTGGCTCCAGAGAGCGAGCctgctgggaaggagaaaaccACCCCAAGCACTGGAGCACAGGGGCCAGGCACGCTGGCAGAAGGGACGTTGTCTGTGGTTGTCTCCAGCTGCAACAcctctgcctccactcctgctaCTTTTACTTTGAACAGAGTGTGCTTTCCCACATCTCAGGCCCCTGCTATGCAAAAACTACCCCTGACCTTTCAGGCTGGGGCAGTTCTGAGCCCGAGCCAGTCACTGGTGTACATCCCACCACCCAGCTGCGGGCAGCCACTCAGTGTGGCTACGCTGCCAGCCACCTTGGGGGTCTCCTCCACCCTCACCCTCCCTGTCCTGCCTTCCTACATACACGAGCGTTGCCTGCCAGGCATTATCGCTTCCCCAGAGTTGCGCTCCTACCCCTACCCCTTCTCTGTCACCAGACCCTTGGCTTCAGACGCCAAAGTGGTGTCTGTGGAGGTGAATCAGTTTAGCTGCCCCTCGCCCTCGGGTGGAAGCagtgcccaggctgctgctgagggcgCTCCCTCATGCACCGCTGGCCCTTCCCTCTCATCCAGCCAGGCTGCGCTGGCAGCATCGTGCGGGAGTGCTGCTCCGTCTTCTGGCACTGGTGCGCACGCCAGAGCCCCGGCAGCTCCCGAGCCGCAAGTACCGGGGGCTGCCACTTCACTCTCTCCTCTGAAGTCCCCTCCACAGCTCGAGCGTGAGATGGTCTCCTCTCCAGAGTGCAGCGAGATGCCTCTCGATCTCTCCTCCAAGTCCAATCGTCAGAAACTGCCTCCACCCAGTCAACGCAAAACACCTCCTATGCCCATCCTCACACCCGTGCACACCAGTGGCAAAGCTCTCCTCACCACAGTCCTGTCCAGGTCCCAGCGTGCAGCCCAGACTACGGGCAGCAGCGTCACCTCGTGTCTTGGCACCACCCCTCCCTTAGTCATCTTCCCTGAATTCCTGCGCAATGGCGAGCAGGGTTCCTGGGTGAAGAACACCACGCTCATCAGCACCATTCCAGGCACCTATGTCGGCGTCGCCAACCCGGTGCCTGCCTCGCTGCTGCTCAGCAAGGACCCTGGCATGAGCTTCAGCAGAGATCCGCGCCACCTTCCCAAGCAGGAGCCTATTTCCATCATTGACCAGGGAGAGCCTCGCAGTGCTGGGGTTCCCTGTGGGAAGAAATCCAACCAGGTCAGCACAGAAGGACAGCAGGATCCCGCCAGGAGACTTCATGGTAGAGTTGCTCCAGGAGCTCCTTTGTGTCAGTCCAAGGACATGTCCACCTGGAATCCTGGCCAGGGAAGTGTGTACCCACGATGCCCTGTGAATGGAAAGCCTTCCAATCCTCAGCTTCTGCCTCTTGGCTGGTCTCCTTATCATCAAACCCCCCTGCTTTCGATCGGCATCTCtacagcagggcagctgcccccAAACCAGAACAGCTCCTGTAAGCCAGCTGGTGCAGGTGAGCTCCCAACATTCCCGAGCGTGCAGCCCACAGagtccagcacagctgcccagaGCCTGCCGGAGGGGCTGCCCAGGCTCCCACCCGAGGAACGGGAAGCTGTAGCCAAGAGCAAGAGCTGCCGGGCCTTGCCCAAGCTCTATGAGGAGCCAGCCAATCCAGTCCCACTGGTTGCTGGTCCATCTCTTCAGACCAGTGCTGTGGATGTgaaaggggggaaggggaagctgGACATTCCACAGAAGAGTCAAGAGTGTGATCGGCCAGAGGCTGACTCCAGTAAGGAGGGTAATGTACAGACTGAGGCTCCTCAGGGGAGCTGTAGCCGCAAACAGTTGGACGCAAAGCCTAAAACCCAAGTGTTAGCAGCATATTTGTCGCATgatctgcctgcagctgggcagcagagcctgcGAATGATTTCAGAGGTGCCCACAGAGAGTCAGCGCAAGGAGCTAGGCTGCGAAGGCTCCCAGGAGCCACCAGCAGTAGAGCCCCTCCAGTGCGTGCGTCAGGTGGATCTGTGCAGGGTCAAGAAGGAGCGAGTGGAGTGTGACATGTCATTTACCTCTGGGACTTGTCTACGAGCTGGGACTGCTCCCCAGGCCTTTGGTGAGGTCAAACTCAAAGGAGCAGGCCAAATCAAGCAAGAGGGCAGCGTGCACTGCAAGTCCAAGCGGCAGCATGGTGGGGACGCCAGGCAGGCCCACAAGAGACTGAAGTGTCAAACCCAGGATGGTGAGGAGCCCCCAGGCAAATCGGGGAGCCGGAGTGCGCAGGGCCGGAAG TGGCGAAAACACCATGACGATCTGCATGACCTTGGCAAGCGAGAAGGCCGAAGCGGCCTGGGATCAGGGCAAGATCACAGCAGTCTCAGGGTAAAGCGTAAGCGCAGGAGGCCAGCAAAGACGGAGTTCCCATCGCCAGCACACCATGGGGACAGCCACGAGGAAG GTTACCTTGAGAAGAAGCCCAAGAACAACTTTCGGGATTTCATTCCGGTGGTGCTGAGCAGTCGGACACGCAGTCAGTCGG GAAGCATCGCTGGCTCTTCTGCTGGTGTGACAGGAGAGTGTGATGTGAGCGGTCAGGAGATTTTACCATTGTTGGAGGAGGatcaggaagaagaggaggaggaaggggaggaggagacaTCCTTGAAACGTCGCAGGCTGCGAAAATCCCACAGGACATCACACTGTCACAGTCGCAGGGCCAGGGACAGGTCTCTGTCTGAGAGGAGCAGCTGTTACACGAGGAGGAATCGGGAGCTGCCCTGGAGAGTGGAATCAcccaggcagctgtgggagcccaacgaggaggaggaagatgacaGCCAcatcaaaaggaagaaaaggagacgACAGAAAAGTCGGAAATACCAGACGGGGGAATATTTGACCGAGAGAGAGGAGGAGCGAGTGGGCTACCCCCACAGGAGGCGAAAATCCAAAGCAG ACTTTAGGTACCGGAAGCAGAAGGAGTCTGCGAAGGGTAAAGGCACAGAGCTACGATTGAGGAGCAGGCTTTCCCCAGCCCCCCGAAAATCTCAAGGACGCCCAGACTTTCGGAATGGCTTCTTCCTGGAGCCCTCCAACAGTTCTCCTGtccaagaagagctggagaAACCATCAGGAAAACGCAAATGTAAAACCAAACACCTGGCAGGGATCTGTGATGAGGGGAAG gGGAAGGGCTGCTGGAACCAGCCCAAAATGCGCTCTCTGAAGAAGCCCCAAGACTTGTGGACGCTTTGTAAGTCCTGTCGGGTCTCAGGGAGTTCCCCTGAATTGCCCATGGCCCAGAACATTCCTCCTGGAGCTCGGCGGCTGATTGTGAACAAAAATGCAGGGGAGACCCTTCTGCAGCGAGCAGCTCGATTGGGCTATAAG GACGTAGTGCTGTATTGCCTGCAGAAAAAGAGCAGTGATGTGAACCATCGTGACAATGCTGGCTACACAGCTCTGCATGAAGCCTGTGCGCGAGGCTGGATCGACATCCTCCACATTCTGCTAGAACACGGTGCCAACGTGAACTGCAGTGCACAGGATGGCACAAG GCCTGTCCATGATGCAGTAGCAAATGACAACCTGGAAACCATGTGGCTTCTACTCTCCTATGGTGCTGATCCCACTCTGGCCACTTACTCTGGGCAGACAGCTGTGAAGCTTGCCACCAGTGAAGTGATGAAGCGCTTCCTCTGTG attACCTTTTGGATCTCCAGGGGCGCACTGATGGGGATCCTCGAACAGCGTGGGACTTCTACAGCAGCTCTGTACTAG AGGGGAAAGATAGCATTGGATGTGATCTTCTGCTCAACCCTCCAGGAAGTTCAgaccaggaggaagaggagcaagaAGCAGACAACTTCATGTTTGAGTTCTCAGACaagccactgcttcccagctaTAACCTCCAAGTGTCAGTGTCTCGGGG GCCCTGCAACTGGTTCCTCTTCTCCGATGTGCTCAAGCAGCTGAAGCTGTCCTCCCGCATATTCCAGGCCCGCTTCCCACAC TTTGAGATCGCCACACTGCCCAAGGCGGAGTTCCAGCGTCAGGTCTCTCTCAgccaggtgctggcacaggaggAGGTACAGGAGAGTCCCGAGCCggtgcagggtgctgcagagACAGTGGAGCTGGTGCACTACGAACCCGAGCTGCTGCAGTTGCTGGGTTCAGCGGTGGAGTACCAGGCCTGGAGCAGCTGA